A section of the Ovis canadensis isolate MfBH-ARS-UI-01 breed Bighorn chromosome 1, ARS-UI_OviCan_v2, whole genome shotgun sequence genome encodes:
- the GTF2B gene encoding transcription initiation factor IIB — protein MASTSRLDALPRVTCPNHPDAILVEDYRAGDMICPECGLVVGDRVIDVGSEWRTFSNDKATKDPSRVGDSQNPLLSDGDLSTMIGKGTGAASFDEFGNSKYQNRRTMSSSDRAMMNAFKEITTMADRINLPRNIVDRTNNLFKQVYEQKSLKGRANDAIASACLYIACRQEGVPRTFKEICAVSRISKKEIGRCFKLILKALETSVDLITTGDFMSRFCSNLCLPKQVQMAATHIARKAVELDLVPGRSPISVAAAAIYMASQASAEKRTQKEIGDIAGVADVTIRQSYRLIYPRAPDLFPTDFKFDTPVDKLPQL, from the exons ATGGCGTCTACCAGCCG TTTGGATGCTCTTCCAAGAGTCACATGTCCAAACCATCCAGATGCGATCCTAGTGGAGGACTACAGAGCTGGTGATATGATCTGTCCTGAATGTGGCCTGGTTGTAG GTGACCGAGTTATCGATGTAGGATCTGAGTGGAGAACTTTCAGCAATGATAAAGCAACAAAAGATCCATCTCGAGTTGGAGATTCTCAGAATCCTCTTCTGAGTGATGGAGATTTGTCTACTATGATTGGCAAG GGTACAGGAGCTGCAAGTTTTGATGAATTTGGTAATTCTAAGTACCAGAATAGGAGAACCATGAGTAGTTCTGATCGGGCAATGATGAATGCATTTAAAGAAATCACTACCATGGCAGACAGAATCAACCTCCCTCGAAATATAGTT GATCGAACAAATAACCTATTCAAGCAAGtgtatgaacagaagagcctgaaggGGAGAGCCAATGATGCCATAGCTTCTGCTTGTCTTTATATTGCCTGCAGACAGGAAGGGGTTCCTAGAACATTTAAAG aaaTATGCGCTGTATCACGAATTTCTAAGAAAGAAATTGGTCGATGTTTTAAACTTATTCTGAAAGCTTTAGAAACCAGTGTGGATTTGATTACAACTGGGGACTTCATGTCCAGGTTTTGTTCCAACCTTTGTCTTCCTAAGCAAGTACAGATGGCAGCGACTCATATAGCCCGTAAAGCTGTGGAACTGGATTTGGTTCCTGGAAGGAGCCCGATATCTGTGGCAGCAGCTGCTATTTACATGGCCTCACAGGCATCAGCTGAGAAAAGGACCCAAAAAG AGATTGGAGATATTGCTGGTGTTGCTGATGTTACAATCAGGCAGTCGTACAGACTAATCTATCCTCGGGCCCCAGATCTGTTTCCTACAGACTTCAAATTTGACACCCCTGTGGACAAACTACCACAGCTGTAA